In Colletotrichum destructivum chromosome 8, complete sequence, the following proteins share a genomic window:
- a CDS encoding Putative phospholipase/carboxylesterase/thioesterase, alpha/Beta hydrolase codes for MSCSTIVVQPSKPHTHTVVFLHGRGDNAQNFAASLAYSRDSRNRTLADAFPSFRWVFPQAKVGQSAAFPGGAVSQWFDIWNVSDFSEREGIQAEGLRESVAGIREIIASEARLLEGRWSRIVLAGISQGAATGVHTLLNLDLPQGEDRLGAFLGFSCRMPFPGRTLAETREVLGLRDVPEGNILLRQTPMLLEHCVDDPLVLVANGCVLRDTLLGFGAQVEWKEYLDGGHWFNSPTGMDDAVKFLESQLG; via the coding sequence ATGTCTTGTTCGACAATCGTCGTCCAACCCTCGAAGCCACACACGCATACCGTGGTCTTCCTCCATGGGCGTGGCGACAACGCGCAAAACTTTgcggcgtcgttggcgtaCTCCCGAGATTCTCGGAACCGCACCCTCGCTGACGCATTCCCTTCGTTCCGCTGGGTGTTTCCCCAGGCGAAAGTAGGACAGTCGGCGGCGTTCCCCGGCGGTGCGGTGTCGCAGTGGTTCGACATATGGAATGTGTCTGACTTCTCCGAACGCGAAGGGATCCAGGCCGAGGGGTTGAGGGAGAGTGTCGCCGGCATACGAGAGATCATCGCCTCCGAGGCTCGACTGCTGGAGGGCAGGTGGAGTCGCATTGTCCTCGCGGGCATCAGCCAGGGGGCGGCAACCGGCGTCCACACTCTCCTCAACCTCGATCTTCCCCAAGGAGAAGACAGATTGGGGGCTTTCCTCGGCTTCTCTTGCCGCATGCCGTTTCCTGGGAGAACTCTGGCGGAGACGCGGGAAGTCTTGGGGCTGCGAGACGTTCCGGAAGGCAACATTCTGTTGCGTCAGACTCCCATGCTGCTCGAGCATTGTGTCGATGATCCGCTCGTTCTGGTTGCGAACGGTTGTGTTCTGAGAGATACGTTACTTGGATTCGGTGCCCAAGTAGAATGGAAAGAGTATCTGGATGGAGGGCACTGGTTTAATTCACCGACCGGTATGGATGATGCTGTCAAATTCTTGGAGTCTCAGTTGGGATGA
- a CDS encoding Putative 6-phosphogluconate dehydrogenase, NADP-binding, 6-phosphogluconate dehydrogenase, domain 2: protein MALNLARRFPITVWNRSPSKYPPLTKYGANVGDSPAAVARQSEVIFTMLFDGPALTSILEDETFTAALRGKTLINTSSVTVDTSERVADQIRKAGGHFVEMPVSGSKIPAEQGKLVGLMAGDPAAAEKMRPFVEPLTSAAVYCGPVGYGLKTKYAVNLFLNNLTAGLAESFSLARAQGLDLEAFGKVLDAGPMASAYFKIKVAKLLNGDWSPQASVKDCFNSTQLIVEAARQANVRAPFAELCVAVYGEAKDVGLSEEDMIAVYKVFSK, encoded by the coding sequence ATGGCCCTGAACCTCGCTCGCAGGTTCCCCATAACAGTCTGGAACCGCAGCCCATCGAAGTACCCGCCGTTAACAAAATACGGCGCAAACGTCGGCGACAGCCCGGCAGCAGTGGCAAGGCAATCCGAAGTCATCTTCACGATGCTGTTCGACGGACCGGCCCTGACCTCGATCCTGGAAGACGAAACTTTCACAGCGGCCCTCCGCGGGAAGACTCTCATCAATACGAGCTCCGTCACCGTGGACACCAGCGAACGTGTTGCGGACCAGATCCGGAAAGCCGGGGGCCACTTCGTCGAGATGCCGGTCAGCGGCAGCAAGATTCCCGCCGAGCAGGGCAAGCTGGTGGGGTTGATGGCCGGCGAcccggccgcggcggagaagatgcgGCCGTTCGTGGAACCCCTGACGTCCGCCGCCGTGTACTGCGGGCCCGTGGGCTACGGCCTCAAAACCAAGTATGCGGTCAACCTGTTTCTGAACAACCTCACCGCCGGGCTGGCGGAGTCGTTCAGCCTGGCCCGCGCGCAGGGGCTCGACCTGGAGGCCTTTGGCAAGGTGCTCGACGCCGGGCCGATGGCTTCGGCCTACTTTAAGATCAAAGTCGCCAAGCTACTCAATGGCGACTGGTCGCCGCAGGCGTCCGTCAAGGATTGCTTCAACAGCACGCAGCTCATCGTTGAGGCCGCAAGGCAGGCAAACGTGAGGGCGCCGTTTGCGGAGCTGTGTGTTGCCGTGTACGGGGAGGCGAAGGATGTTGGTCTAAGCGAGGAGGACATGATAGCTGTTTACAAAGTTTTTTCCAAGTGA
- a CDS encoding Putative nitrous oxide reductase, WD40/YVTN repeat-like-containing domain superfamily: MAYEVNKEASSPSRRRRRRDLVTLSLLFEVPSFVMLGFDKLPAAWFLAMMSAAPVTSTLLYAASHAGTVTTLDLQTSEAGTTLKAIASTTACAANPSWLTLDQSKSLLYCADRGLTNPNGTLVSFQKTENGTLIPLGSLPTIKGAVSSVVYGKNGGGIALASYPASSFEVFSIEDPTDIKRLQSWTYTLDQAGPKPAQNAPHPHEAILDPTGQYILVPDLGADLVRVFYIDQDSYQLTPVAPLSVAVGSGPRHARFLVTEEKKTYFFVLAELDNIVTTYEVKYGCNKTLSFEEVFSVGTHGPDNTVPAGAAAAEIHISPDSEYLIVSSRNVSLFNIPNFDPNNSTEIRSDAITSFKIDHQTGHLNFTQIFPSGGRFPRQFSINKAGTQLAVGLQQDGRAVIIDRDVSTGLLKGFAADISITGEVVCVIFDE, translated from the exons ATGGCCTACGAGGTCAATAAagaggcgtcgtcgccatcgcggcgccggaggaggcgggatCTGGTCACTCTGTCATTGCTTTTTGAAGTACCGTCATTCGTTATGTTGGGGTTCGACAAGCTCCCTGCCGCCTGGTTTCTGGCAATGATGTCGGCCGCGCCGGTGACATCGACGCTCCTCTACGCTGCCTCCCACGCCGGAACTGTGACGACTCTGGACCTCCAGACCTCGGAGGCCGGAACGACGCTGAAAGCGATTGCCTCGACCACGGCGTGCGCGGCGAACCCCTCGTGGCTCACTCTCGACCAGTCCAAGTCCCTCCTGTACTGCGCGGACAGAGGCCTCACGAATCCCAACGGCACTCTTGTTTCTTTCCAAAAGACTGAGAACGGAACCCTCATACCCCTAGGCAGTCTCCCGACCATCAAGGGAGCGGTCAGCTCAGTTGTGTATGGTAAAAATGGCGGAGGCATTGCCCTGGCCTCTTA CCCGGCGTCGTCATTCGAGGTCTTCTCTATCGAGGATCCGACCGACATCAAGAGGTTGCAGTCTTGGACCTACACACTGGACCAGGCCGGCCCCAAACCGGCGCAGAACGCCCCGCATCCCCACGAAGCCATCCTGGACCCCACGGGGCAGTACATCCTGGTGCCGGATCTGGGAGCCGACCTCGTGCGGGTCTTCTACATTGACCAGGACTCGTACCAGCTGACGCCCGTCGCGCCTCTGAGCGTGGCGGTGGGCAGCGGTCCCAGACACGCCAGGTTCCTCGTcaccgaggagaagaagacataTTTCTTCGtgctggccgagctcgacaacATCGTCACCACGTACGAGGTGAAGTACGGCTGCAACAAGACCCTGAGCTTCGAGGAAGTTTTCTCGGTCGGGACTCACGGGCCGGACAACACCGTTCCGGccggtgctgccgccgctgagaTTCACATCTCG CCTGACTCTGAGTACCTGATCGTCTCCTCGCGCAACGTCAGCCTTTTCAACATTCCCAACTTTGACCCCAACAACAGCACCGAGATCCGGTCCGACGCCATCACCAGCTTCAAAATCGACCACCAAACCGGCCATCTCAACTTCACCCAGATCTTCCCCTCAGGCGGCAGGTTCCCGCGCCAGTTTTCCATCAACAAGGCCGGCACCCAGCTTGCTGTCGGTCTCCAGCAGGACGGACGTGCGGTAATCATTGACCGCGACGTCAGCACTGGTCTCCTGAAGGGCTTTGCCGCCGACATCTCGATTACGGGAGAGGTTGTCTGTGTAATCTTTGACGAATGA